The following proteins are co-located in the Agelaius phoeniceus isolate bAgePho1 chromosome 36, bAgePho1.hap1, whole genome shotgun sequence genome:
- the LOC143696473 gene encoding metallo-beta-lactamase domain-containing protein 1-like, whose translation AFPEATLLLGFDLSRGRGLYLPHGLARGAPLQLHPGHLRVVPTPGHTRAHVSLLVEGTSAGTVAVAGDAFEHGEDEGEWEALSEEPDVQRKSREGLAAVADVIVPGHGEPFRVVREWGQRGQQEEEEEEEEEGQ comes from the exons GCCTTCCCCGAGGCCACGCTGCTGCTGGGCTTCGACCTGAGCCGCGGCCGGGGGCTCTACCTGCCCCACGGGCTGGCGCGGGGCgcgcccctgcagctgcaccccgGGCACCTGCGCGTGGTCCCCACGCCCGGCCACACGCGGGCGCACGTCAGCCTGCTGGTGGAGGGGACATCGGCGGGGACGGTGGCCGTGGCGGGGGACGCCTTCGAGCACGGCGAGGATGAGGGGGAGTGGGAGGCGCTGAGCGAGGAGCCGGACGTGCAGaggaagagcagggaggggTTGGCGGCCGTGGCGGACGTGATCGTGCCCGGGCACGGGGAGCCCTTCAGGGTGGTCAGGGAGTGGGGGCagagagggcagcaggaggaggaggaggaggaggaggaggaag Gacaatga